CGAGGCCAAGCGTCTGCAACGGGAATGGGGCATGGTGGGCGAGGTAATAAAAAGCGTCGGAGATTTGGCCGCACGATCCGCCGCAATACAGACCGCTCTGTCAACGCTTATGGCCCCGGGCCAGAGTCCGATGCAGACTTTTAAAACCGTCGAGGAGATGACCAATTTTCTGAGAGCCTACCCTGCGGTGAGCGAGCGAGCCAAGGAAATCCAGACTCAGGCGAAGATCAGCACAAGCGAGCTGGTAGAAGCGCTCCAGGCTGAACTTCAGGCGTTGAAGGACATCGACGCCGAAACCAGAAAAGCCCAACTCCAGGGCAAGCAACAGATTGTGAGCGCAAAACAACTGGCGGATTACCAGGCGGAAATCACCCGGCTGAAAAAACAGGCCGAAGCTCTCGGAGAAACAGGCACTGCTCAGAAGCTTGCGGAAATCTCTGAAAGTCTGGCTGAATCGGCCAAGACCTGGACGGATGAAAAGCTGAAGGCAGTAATGGCCGACAGGCAGAATGTTGTGAACCAGATTGCGCTGGCAACAGCGGCTGAAGCTGCGAAAAAGGCCGATGAAGAAAAGGGCAAACTCGCGGTCGATCTGGTTGATACTTCCCGGCGCCTGATGGTAAGCGAAACACAGCTAATCGAGCTGGATAAAATCAGGGTGAACTTGGCCAAAAAGGCAGCGGAGGCCCGGGGGACAGAGCTATCGAAAATGAAGGCTATGGGGAAAGTCGAGCCTTCCGGTCAATGGATGCCGCAGAGTTCGATCCAGACAACCGATAGAGGCAAGCTTCCTTATGGCGCATTTCCAATGCCAAAGACATCTGACGTCAAGGCATTCAAGACTGAGTCTGAAAGGCTTTGGAAAACGTTCGTCTATGGTGAAGATGCAGCGCAGAATTTCGCCTCTGCCGGCATGAAGCTGGTGGATGTCTTTCTGGAAGGGGATCAGACTGCGAGGGGATTTGCAGAGGGCCTTATTAAATCCTTTGAGGGAGCAATAACCAGGAACCCCCTTGACTTCATTGAAGGAGTCGTGGACATTTTCGGAAGTCTTTTCAGTAGCAGCAAAAAAGCCGGAGACGCGACTAAAGAGCTAACCGAACGGATTGCCGAATACACCGATCAGCTGAAAGAGATGACCTACGCCCAGCTGGTGCAGCAGATGAATAACCTTGTAGCATGGTGGAATAGTCTGAAATCCCCGGCTGAGCGTGCCGCATACAAGGACCTTTTCAATGCGCAGGTTGAGGCGATCAGAGAGCAGTTATTGAATTTCGGCAAATGGGGCAATGACTTTACCAGCATGATTGAACGCTGGAACTACGAATTGCAGACGTTGAATATTGATGACCCGGTTGAAAAATTCCAGCGGCTTGTGCGCTATGCCAAACAATACCTGGGCATCGACATGCCGACTGAGATCGAGAGCGGTTTCGCAAAGGTCAAGATGTTTCTGGACTCGCTCGGTGCTGGAAGCAATATCAAAGACGCATGGCAGGCCGCATTCGGTATGGCGATGCCGACTTCACTGACCGATGCGCAACTCAGGGAGCTGGTGCAGACCTACATGGATGCTATTCAAGCGATGCAGGAGGCTGCAACAGAGGCGGCAAAAAATACAGGGGCCACAAAAACAGAGGAAGAATCGGTCGCATTCTCAAAAACCAAACAGATCACATACCGTCAGGCCGATGAGATGACTCTGGCGCTCTGGTCCATCGACGAATATGCCAGGAAAATATTCAAGGTGCTGAATGACCGGCTAACCGGCGGCATTATTGGCAGCGGCGGCAGCGTCACATGGCCCGCTGGAACGGAAATCAAAGTCGACATCAGCGATTTGATCAGCCGGTTGAACATCTACGCGACCAATACCTTTGTCAACAGCCAGAACTGCATCGTGGACGTCTCTAAAGCCAACGTTTATCTGAGCGGGACATCTTATAACCCGGAGACTTACAGCTCGCTAATTGCTAATGAATCGACAAAGGCTTTGCGAAGTCAAGGTCTTGCCTGGGTTTCTTGAGGTGATGACTAATGGCCGACGTACCGTTTGAAATAAAATTCAATAACACCGACTGGGCGACATTTGGATTCAGGCTTGTCAAAGACGGCGTGCAGGGTCTGGACGAAATGCGCCCCTCACGGATGGACATTGAATGGATTCCCGGCAGGGATCAGCCGTATTATTTCGGCGCATTCCTGGGTGAAAAGCGGTTGACGGTGACCGGTGTAGTTACAGCCGATGACCGTTCGGATTTGAGGGACCTGCTGCTTCTTTTGAAAGCGAACCTTGCGACATCTTTAGGAGAAGCCAAGCATTTGGTGTTTGGTGATTCTGCCGCTTATTATCAGGCAATTTACGACGGGACATTCATAGTCCAATTCCTTGGTTCCACCTTAACCGGAAATGCGGCATTGGTCACGGTTGGATTTCTGATTATCGCCGACCGGTGGATAACGTAGAAAGCACTCTATGGCTCTGACTTTCGAAATAAAATTTGCCGGTGAAAATTGGAAGGATTACGGTTTCACCGTCGTCAAGGACGGGATAAAGGGCATTGAGCAGATGCGGGATGTGCGGCTTGATATTGAATGGCCGCCTGCCAGCAATACACCGGTCTTTTTCGGCAGCGAGGAAGGAGAATGGCATCTCACGGTCTCAGGCCTGGTAAAAGGCACCTCAAGGAGCAACCTTAAAACCAAACTGGAATCTATCAAGGCAAACCTGGCGGAAAGTCTGACTGCCCCGCAGGAACTTTGCTTTGGAGATCAACCGAGTCTGAACTATACAGCCGTTTATGACGGCACGTTCAATTTGAAATATATCGGCCCGTCGTTGACGACAAATGTAGCG
This genomic interval from bacterium contains the following:
- a CDS encoding phage tail tape measure protein, yielding MLIDRLHYALGLDTSEFKQGWASADRLLGSMDGKMAALATGAGIGALTLAIGKIGEQAVKMAMELGGAMNEVWSITNRTAKEMEGITDEILNISKRLPQSAPGLAKAYYQVISSGITDTSKALDVLEVSAKGATAGLTSTFTVVDAMTNVLNAYNRETADASEISDDLFVAVRDGKVTMEQLAPAIGQVVGTAALAKVELKEVLAAIVAMTLSGYSVEESATSINRFLLSIVDSQDSAKEAAKSLGIEWSVAGMQAKGFQQFVKELNDKAGDNVELLQAMVPEIRAFRAAAVIAGTGADAYARSLENLKNSAGATNEALAKIMSGTGKQWEVQKNRYNAAMIELGQKILPAVSTAVRLVNDAFEGLGLAGETEAKRLQREWGMVGEVIKSVGDLAARSAAIQTALSTLMAPGQSPMQTFKTVEEMTNFLRAYPAVSERAKEIQTQAKISTSELVEALQAELQALKDIDAETRKAQLQGKQQIVSAKQLADYQAEITRLKKQAEALGETGTAQKLAEISESLAESAKTWTDEKLKAVMADRQNVVNQIALATAAEAAKKADEEKGKLAVDLVDTSRRLMVSETQLIELDKIRVNLAKKAAEARGTELSKMKAMGKVEPSGQWMPQSSIQTTDRGKLPYGAFPMPKTSDVKAFKTESERLWKTFVYGEDAAQNFASAGMKLVDVFLEGDQTARGFAEGLIKSFEGAITRNPLDFIEGVVDIFGSLFSSSKKAGDATKELTERIAEYTDQLKEMTYAQLVQQMNNLVAWWNSLKSPAERAAYKDLFNAQVEAIREQLLNFGKWGNDFTSMIERWNYELQTLNIDDPVEKFQRLVRYAKQYLGIDMPTEIESGFAKVKMFLDSLGAGSNIKDAWQAAFGMAMPTSLTDAQLRELVQTYMDAIQAMQEAATEAAKNTGATKTEEESVAFSKTKQITYRQADEMTLALWSIDEYARKIFKVLNDRLTGGIIGSGGSVTWPAGTEIKVDISDLISRLNIYATNTFVNSQNCIVDVSKANVYLSGTSYNPETYSSLIANESTKALRSQGLAWVS